One window of the Deltaproteobacteria bacterium genome contains the following:
- a CDS encoding DUF417 family protein yields the protein MSTSVELRAAFSPTTADRGATLESIGISVLRYALVLIFVLFGALKFTAAEAAAIKPLVANSPLMSWLYAFFTDEGVSRIIGTSELVTAALLAVRPISARASVIGGALAVATFVSTVSFLFSTPGALSPMHPAHGFLLKDVVLLGAAIALAAESLRAVRREAAR from the coding sequence ATGAGCACCAGTGTCGAGCTTCGAGCCGCTTTTTCGCCCACCACCGCCGACCGCGGCGCCACCCTCGAATCCATCGGGATCAGCGTGTTGCGCTACGCGCTCGTCCTCATCTTCGTTCTCTTCGGCGCCCTCAAATTCACCGCCGCCGAGGCCGCCGCAATCAAGCCGCTCGTCGCCAACAGCCCGCTCATGAGCTGGCTCTACGCGTTCTTCACCGACGAAGGCGTCTCCCGGATCATCGGAACTTCCGAGCTGGTCACGGCCGCGCTCCTCGCCGTCCGCCCGATCTCCGCCCGTGCGTCGGTCATCGGCGGCGCGCTCGCGGTCGCCACCTTCGTCAGCACGGTCTCGTTCCTCTTCTCGACACCCGGCGCCCTTTCGCCCATGCACCCGGCGCACGGCTTCCTGCTCAAGGACGTCGTTCTCCTGGGTGCTGCCATCGCGCTCGCCGCCGAATCGCTCCGCGCCGTCAGGCGGGAAGCCGCGCGGTAA